A genomic segment from Aegilops tauschii subsp. strangulata cultivar AL8/78 chromosome 1, Aet v6.0, whole genome shotgun sequence encodes:
- the LOC109732094 gene encoding uncharacterized protein isoform X2 → MADAPAQPAPAAAAAAGNPHKRKNKGKGNPNKKNKKLKGPDDATRRRHKPSAKFLKLLEKRARDYNSDDDDDAPQVRPRRSQPRPPPKQRDAAPDGDDDLKEAPSSEEEASSSGGESDGEKAVTMFQEGCRAFQAAFTKIMEKKLADNPLGPILSADKKLVAAKLAEEADEHKSKGEARKEKRLAAQKGHKIPENAIDNKEKMLIKVATQGVVRLFNEVSKRQTRKGLNPSSKDVKSALAKHSVPSSEGQQGQGSSKFSKNIGKGEDEPGWAPLRDTYMLGSKLKDWDKAQDSDVAKPSEVPLDNFFDDE, encoded by the exons ATGGCGGACGCCCCCGCGCAACCCGCACcggccgccgcggccgccgccggGAACCCCCACAAGCGCAAGAACAAGGGGAAGGGCAACCCCaacaagaagaacaagaagctGAAGGGCCCCGAcgacgccacccgccgccgccacaAGCCGAGCGCCAAGTTCCTCAAGCTGCTCGAGAAGCGCGCCCGCGACTACAactccgacgacgacgacgacgccccCCAAGTCCGACCACGAAGGTCACAGCCACGGCCGCCGCCGAAGCAACGTGATGCTGCTCCCGATGGCGACGATGACCTCAAAGAGGCCccctcgtccgaggaggaggcctCCAGCTCCGGCGGGGAGTCCGACGGAGAAAAGGCCGTCACCATGTTCCAGGAAGGCTGCAGGGCTTTCCAGGCCGCCTTCACCAAGATCATGGAGAAGAAGCTCGCCGACAACCCACTG GGTCCAATTCTGTCAGCGGACAAGAAATTGGTCGCCGCCAAGTTGGCCGAGGAGGCGGACGAGCACAAGTCCAAGGGAGAGGCCCGCAAGGAGAAGCGCCTT GCTGCGCAGAAGGGTCATAAAATACCTGAGAATGCTATTGACAACAAAGAAAAGATGCTTATCAAGGTTGCAACCCAAGGAG TTGTCAGGTTGTTCAATGAG GTGAGCAAGCGACAGACTAGGAAAGGTTTGAATCCATCAAGTAAAGATGTCAAAT CAGCTTTGGCAAAACACTCTGTACCATCTAGCGAAGGACAACAAGGCCAGGGATCTTCCAAGTTCTCAAAG AATATTGGCAAAGGTGAAGATGAGCCAGGGTGGGCCCCTCTACGTGACACATACATGCTTGGTTCCAAATTGAAGGACTGGGATAAAGCGCAG GATTCTGATGTGGCTAAACCGAGTGAGGTCCCTTTGGACAACTTTTTTGATGATGAATAG
- the LOC109732094 gene encoding uncharacterized protein isoform X3 codes for MADAPAQPAPAAAAAAGNPHKRKNKGKGNPNKKNKKLKGPDDATRRRHKPSAKFLKLLEKRARDYNSDDDDDAPQVRPRRSQPRPPPKQRDAAPDGDDDLKEAPSSEEEASSSGGESDGEKAVTMFQEGCRAFQAAFTKIMEKKLADNPLGPILSADKKLVAAKLAEEADEHKSKGEARKEKRLAAQKGHKIPENAIDNKEKMLIKVATQGVVRLFNEVSKRQTRKGLNPSSKDVKSLAKHSVPSSEGQQGQGSSKFSKNIGKGEDEPGWAPLRDTYMLGSKLKDWDKAQDSDVAKPSEVPLDNFSDDE; via the exons ATGGCGGACGCCCCCGCGCAACCCGCACcggccgccgcggccgccgccggGAACCCCCACAAGCGCAAGAACAAGGGGAAGGGCAACCCCaacaagaagaacaagaagctGAAGGGCCCCGAcgacgccacccgccgccgccacaAGCCGAGCGCCAAGTTCCTCAAGCTGCTCGAGAAGCGCGCCCGCGACTACAactccgacgacgacgacgacgccccCCAAGTCCGACCACGAAGGTCACAGCCACGGCCGCCGCCGAAGCAACGTGATGCTGCTCCCGATGGCGACGATGACCTCAAAGAGGCCccctcgtccgaggaggaggcctCCAGCTCCGGCGGGGAGTCCGACGGAGAAAAGGCCGTCACCATGTTCCAGGAAGGCTGCAGGGCTTTCCAGGCCGCCTTCACCAAGATCATGGAGAAGAAGCTCGCCGACAACCCACTG GGTCCAATTCTGTCAGCGGACAAGAAATTGGTCGCCGCCAAGTTGGCCGAGGAGGCGGACGAGCACAAGTCCAAGGGAGAGGCCCGCAAGGAGAAGCGCCTT GCTGCGCAGAAGGGTCATAAAATACCTGAGAATGCTATTGACAACAAAGAAAAGATGCTTATCAAGGTTGCAACCCAAGGAG TTGTCAGGTTGTTCAATGAG GTGAGCAAGCGACAGACTAGGAAAGGTTTGAATCCATCAAGTAAAGATGTCAAAT CTTTGGCAAAACACTCTGTACCATCTAGCGAAGGACAACAAGGCCAGGGATCTTCCAAGTTCTCAAAG AATATTGGCAAAGGTGAAGATGAGCCAGGGTGGGCCCCTCTACGTGACACATACATGCTTGGTTCCAAATTGAAGGACTGGGATAAAGCGCAG GATTCTGATGTGGCTAAACCGAGTGAGGTCCCTTTGGACAACTTTTCTGATGATGAATAG
- the LOC109732094 gene encoding uncharacterized protein isoform X1, translating to MADAPAQPAPAAAAAAGNPHKRKNKGKGNPNKKNKKLKGPDDATRRRHKPSAKFLKLLEKRARDYNSDDDDDAPQVRPRRSQPRPPPKQRDAAPDGDDDLKEAPSSEEEASSSGGESDGEKAVTMFQEGCRAFQAAFTKIMEKKLADNPLGPILSADKKLVAAKLAEEADEHKSKGEARKEKRLAAQKGHKIPENAIDNKEKMLIKVATQGVVRLFNEVSKRQTRKGLNPSSKDVKSALAKHSVPSSEGQQGQGSSKFSKNIGKGEDEPGWAPLRDTYMLGSKLKDWDKAQDSDVAKPSEVPLDNFSDDE from the exons ATGGCGGACGCCCCCGCGCAACCCGCACcggccgccgcggccgccgccggGAACCCCCACAAGCGCAAGAACAAGGGGAAGGGCAACCCCaacaagaagaacaagaagctGAAGGGCCCCGAcgacgccacccgccgccgccacaAGCCGAGCGCCAAGTTCCTCAAGCTGCTCGAGAAGCGCGCCCGCGACTACAactccgacgacgacgacgacgccccCCAAGTCCGACCACGAAGGTCACAGCCACGGCCGCCGCCGAAGCAACGTGATGCTGCTCCCGATGGCGACGATGACCTCAAAGAGGCCccctcgtccgaggaggaggcctCCAGCTCCGGCGGGGAGTCCGACGGAGAAAAGGCCGTCACCATGTTCCAGGAAGGCTGCAGGGCTTTCCAGGCCGCCTTCACCAAGATCATGGAGAAGAAGCTCGCCGACAACCCACTG GGTCCAATTCTGTCAGCGGACAAGAAATTGGTCGCCGCCAAGTTGGCCGAGGAGGCGGACGAGCACAAGTCCAAGGGAGAGGCCCGCAAGGAGAAGCGCCTT GCTGCGCAGAAGGGTCATAAAATACCTGAGAATGCTATTGACAACAAAGAAAAGATGCTTATCAAGGTTGCAACCCAAGGAG TTGTCAGGTTGTTCAATGAG GTGAGCAAGCGACAGACTAGGAAAGGTTTGAATCCATCAAGTAAAGATGTCAAAT CAGCTTTGGCAAAACACTCTGTACCATCTAGCGAAGGACAACAAGGCCAGGGATCTTCCAAGTTCTCAAAG AATATTGGCAAAGGTGAAGATGAGCCAGGGTGGGCCCCTCTACGTGACACATACATGCTTGGTTCCAAATTGAAGGACTGGGATAAAGCGCAG GATTCTGATGTGGCTAAACCGAGTGAGGTCCCTTTGGACAACTTTTCTGATGATGAATAG